In Rhodamnia argentea isolate NSW1041297 chromosome 5, ASM2092103v1, whole genome shotgun sequence, the DNA window CAATAATCAGTATAGCCATTGAAAACAATAGGATGCATAAAACTACTCTCGTGCACAAATTCTATTGCGGAGGTTCGCCCATTTTTAACGCAAATGGGAAACCGAAAGAAAACACAACTACCAAAAGCAGATAAATGTGCTTAACAAGTTTACCTTGTCAACTTGGTTACTGGGTAGTCGCTGAGGATTAATCATGGAGAAGACCATAGACCTAATGAAGAATGGATATAGTCATTAGAAGGCCAATATAGGTCAAACAGAGTGCATAAACATACAGCAAAGGTGCAGGGCCCTCACTAAGGCTGAGGCAACTGTACAGGGTTATCATATAAATCAGCCAAATAGCAATGTCCATGACAAACTGAGATGTGGATTCCAGTCTTTATCTTTCACATAAGAAACACGATGCCAATGTATGAAGTTGATAATGCTGAACTATATAAACTGTCTCCAAAAAAGTTTGTGCAGAGCACAGCAAATTTATACATTGCAAACAGTTCTAAGCATCTGGGATTTTCACCTATTACTTTTCTAGCTGAAGATACCATAGCCACCAAAAGACCTCAAAGTGTGTAAATCCTGTCACTTGGACCAGCAAAAAACAACTACATTAGGGAGAATCTGCAATCCTGACTGTCAATATTCCATTCTTAATCAAGAGTATGGGAAAAGAATTATTGTAGCTTATCTCCGTACACTGTCAGAGAGAATAGTAATTTGTTGACTTTGGATATTTGTGTGAAGTAGGACAACTTAACTTTGAATAGCTGTGACATCAGCAGCAAAAAGCTTCTTTTTTACCAAGTCATCACAACCACAAGAGGACTAAGTTTGTTCTACTAGCAAACAAGGACATGTTAGCATCAGGAGAATCTCTTGAATGATAGCCATGCAAATGTTTCAGTTGACTCGTCATTACTGTGCCACAGTAAACTGAGCTGTGATAAGTACCTCGAGCCCATTGATTCTTCAACGGGAGGCTTCTGGTTTGGTAATGAGTAGAGGAAATTCGAGCTCAGAAACTTAGATTGGTTGGAAAAATTATCGTGCGCATTCGCATGCTGCGACCAATTTACTTTCGGAAGCTCGTCGTCACCCAGCTCTCTTCGACTGAAGATTAAGAAAACCCAAGCACTAAAACTGTTAGAAAGagtcaaagttgttttttcatgttttcaatAAAATATCTAGTCATGTGTGTTGTCCTATTTGATAGGAAGTTTCTGTTACTAAAACTTAGTGGATCCTAGTTTTTAGGAATGGGTTGCAGCATGATGCTGTACATGGGTCAAGTTAGTTGCTATTTTTTTGGCTATTGTTAGCCTTTTCGTTGTAGTACAGTCTTTTATGGAGACTAGTTGATCATTGAATAAAGTAGAGTGCAGAAGCATTCATTCCCATAGggtgctcatctctctcttttaacaAAAACACGcttaaaagaaaaacccagGAAACAATAAAACAGACAGAAACACCAGTTGAAGCGATGGGACTCTTACCGCGTTTGCATCTCATCGGTCAACAAACCCGCATTGCTCCCCCTACTCCCAGCACGCACTGCGAAGCGAAGCTGTCCCCAAAACCGAAACCTTCAGTGATTCATTTCACGACGAAGCGGAAAAATCGAGAGCAGAATCCCTAACAGGCTAATGATAACGAATCCGTCGGGAGGAATCGGAAACAAGACACGGATTTGAACCGCGAATCGAATGTTCCCCAGGTTCTTAATCGAAATTCACTGTTCACGCACAGTCAGAAATGACGGAGAGAGGGATTGATACCGAGACGAGGTAAGAGAAGAGACGGTCCCATGCTTCAATGGACGCCGATCGATGCTGCTCAAGAATCTTCAAGAGGTCGAGCGATTCGACTGGTTGCTCTCGAATTtctgcacagagagagagagagagagagagagtcaaagagAGGAGAGTGGAAGGGACGATGGCGGGATTACTTCATTTCGTTCGGCTAATAGCGGCAATCCCAAATTTCAGCGAcgggcaaattaaaaaaaattgaaaaattaaaaagcaaaaagaaaaatattttcagtcttttctttgtatttacgaaaaagggaaaaattattcgtcgttggcaaaaaaaaaaaaaaaaagaagagcaatGCCAAATAAAAGGAATTTTTGTTTAGGCCTATCAcgaaaaggtcaaaaaaaaaattgaaattactaTGTATTACTTGGCAACTATCGATAAATAGCAGAGCTTTTCGTTTTATAAACCCGTTGAACATTATCGatcatctatctatgtgaattCAAATATAACGGAATGAGCCTTTCGCTCttccaaagaaaattttgacggtcaaaaaattagtttagggaaaatttcaaaagtgtatagctaggaaattttttttttttttttgcggccaaaaaattagtttttgtgaatttatcataagtaccaGTTTGGAGGTTTTTGTGGTAATAATCCttctaaaaataatcgattgtatcgcttgaaataattagtcaataaaaattttattttcaacgATAATTTATGTTGAAACAATTTCATGGAcgataaaagtatttttctttcatttattttaccgTCAATTTACAGAGTTGGATGACATATAGCAATTAATAGGcataccaatttagagtttttaccctctatttatcaCTAGTGTAGCAGTTTAGAATtctttgtggtattaacctaaaTTAACGGAAACTAGTTAAgcgtaaatttatcatatgtgtaccaatttatgattttagGTGTTCAAAagattaatttaggataaatttatcatatatatatatatatatatcagtttgaggtttttatggtcaaaaaattagtttatgttaaatttgtcacaactataccagtttataatttttcatgGTACTAACCCTTTAAAGTACCGGGTAGTATGGTTGTAATGTGGTATGtatcccaaaaataaatatattaatatcACAATTGAATAATATAGAGAGGAAAATTGACTTTGGCATCTTTTATACGCAATACACCATAGATAGTACTGTTGCTCCAGTTCTCTTCAATACTACATAGAGTAAAATACAATATTTTATTAGATGTTACTTAATGGAATAATTATTATTCAAaacaatgacaaaaattgaGTTGAATACAATAAACATTATccattttgaattattttgaatcTATGCACAAGGAAAATGAATTTATAGTATTCAATTACTTATCAAATAAGATTTTTTCACCGAAAAGATGaaatacttttaaaatatgGACAAATCGATATGACTTGATAAAAGTCGTGGATGGTCTTCTGTTGATTTTAGATGGGAAAATAAGTAAGAAGGATTTTAAAGTACGAAAGCTAGGACCAATAATTGATAGCGATAGAAATATCACAGGAAAAGTAAAATTGCTTAAAGACAAATGGTAGAAAACATGACGTCGAGGATATGCGGTCGAGGTCAACCACGCTAGGACACACGAGATCTAGGGTTTGGCCGACCTCAGATTCGAGATCCAAGGATCGACCTTGTCGGTCGAGTTCGGGCTTGATGACGACGAGAATGACCGCAGCCTGCTCAGTGAGGAAAAAATGATGATGGGCTGTGATGGAGGCCACGGCGGTGATTGAAGGTGGAGGCAACCACGGTGGTTGAGGGCGGAGATGACGGCGGTGGGTTGTTATGCCATTGATCCTCAAATGGCGGCCAAGATGCTATCGTTGGAGGTGGTAACAGGTGGTCCTTTTTAACCTCAATTGTCAGAACATGATGGGCTGACTAGATGACGATAGGTAGTTGTCGGAGGCGAGGTCAGAAGTGACAATGATctcatggtggtggtggtggtccttGGGCAATGAACATCGAAGCAATATCTAGATGGCGGCTTCATCACTGcaaaaattagggtttgttaagttatttgtaattttttttatctaattcgGGTTTATCCCACTTCCTTTCCTGGATTTCTTATCCAGCATTTTATCCAAGTATATCCGGGTTTATTCAGTCTGGAGGACGTTGCTAAACATTGTATATGACAATTTGTTATCCGATACTGAGTCAAATCCAGACCACCAAACATAGCCTATGTATTTTTGGGCTGGGATTGACGGTTATTTGCAAGCGGTTATTGATTTTGAATCAACAAATAACTTACTAGTACTACCTACGGTTACAAGAAGTTGCATTTTGTCCGCGCTATCCAATTATCCAATAATGATTATTTACAACAAGTTCCAGATCCAAAAATATCAACTCCACCGCTTGGCAATTACATACTGATTATGATGTCTTGTGTTGTCAATCCCCTTTAGGTTGACAATTGTTCTGATCATTGACGACTTTTGTTTCACCAAACTTTGTTTTCATCTACTAAGGCGCGCAAGGCAATATTTatactttagaaatcaacttccggtcagaagttgatttttctacttataattcagaagtttattttttatcaaagaaattaatttagtaacggttgaaaatttttactctTGGAACaatattaacacaaaatcttctacgacgAATTATTGTCGATGGCCGAaacatttctacttcatttttaattttttaaattcctttaaaaatagtttttattagtaaaaaaatactaaaattattatttattttttactccggccaAAAACGACAACTTGGTGGCGACGGCGATGGCGACCGGCAATGGCGGGCGGTAGTGGTTGGTAGGGAGCGGCGGTCATACAATTTAGGCAAACTTAAAGGATAATAAGATACCAATCAAGCTAAGGGCGAATTTCTGATTAGGATAGGTTGGATAGGATGGGATAAGAAATCTGGGATTTGGCCTATCCTTCCTGCTGGTAACTACggtttaaagtcggatatttcATATCTATCCTTGTTTGGTAGAAATTGTATataatataaaggacatatatgctcctacgtgatgctcatgaaatattgatcttattactataaaataACGTTCCCATacacaaaaaacaaattgaaaatatacacattttattagattttcaaacctctttgaaaaaaaaaaatgaaaatagaaacaaatgagatagAAGTTGTGATAATttaaagttagcttttatataatGGATAAGGTTATCCGCCTTATTCCTCTCCTCGGTTTTTTTGgattattcttttcttatttaCACGTAGGATAAAACTTCTATGTTTTATACTCAACCCTAAGAGTCCTATTACCTTTTGAAACTTCGGAGCACGTTACATGAAGTAAATTTACACATGACAGCACACCGCAAACATGTTAGATAAAGCTTAAAAAGTGCACGAAGTCACTCTTTAACATGCTCTATGTTGAGAAAAACCCCTaactgattttgaagttgacaaatcAATCCATGATATCTTAAtatgagttaatgcaatgaaatacttgtttcgTAGATTATCCATAGGCAGTGGTTGGCATGGTGAGTAGCGGTGGTTGCGGCGAGCAAGCGATGGTTAGCGGAGGCCAGCGGAGGTTGGGGGCCATGGTTGGCGGTGATGGTGGCGAGCGGTGGTCGGCGCGGACGGTGGTGGGCGGTGGTCTATGGTGGGCAGGCAATGGTCAACAACGGCCAACGGAGGTCGAGGGGCGTAGCTTGTGGGGGGCAACGGTGTCGGCAAAGGGAGGTGGCGGTCGGCGACAATGTTTGGCAATAGGCAACAATGGCGGTGGGTAGTAGGCAGCAAAGGTTGGCGGTTGGTGGCTGGAGGTGGCAAAGGTGAAGGCGTGGTTGGGCGAGAGAGGGGTAAAGGACGTCATAAAAAGAGAGTGAGGTAAAAAGTACTTCTTGAAttgagaagtttttttttttacttctcaaattggggaaaaaacaacttcaaaagtgaaaattcactttagaagtagaaatttctttcaagattaaaaaattttaccaaacggaATTGTGCTTCAGAAGTTgtattaccaaacaaatttatgCTCCAAAAACATTTCAggagcagaaattcactttcaaaagtgttatcatgcgtaCCCTAAGCCTATCACTTAGcgataataatcaaaagttcAACATCTTTTTTGTGTTGACAAATATATTTACATGCGTTTATTCTACAACTTTAGtatgtgtttcttttttctcctttcaatgTGCTCCATGACAGCATGATTTTGGCTTCTGGCGCGTTATTTTAAAGGCAGATCTAACGACAAGTGAAGTGACCCGTAAAATCCAACAATTCCATGGTCTGATCTGAATAGCAAGCTATCCTTCTTACATGCATAGAAAGACTTGCTTGTGTAATTGTCTCCGCTGTTTGTAATTTCCTTAATTTGACACAACATTGGATCTAAGCATATTCTTAAAAGGCTTAACAGAAGTTTGCTTTCGCAAGTCTTTGTGGTATTTTCCTTCTatcaagggaagaaaaaataatatggtATGAATTTGGGGGGCTTGGGCGTTAGCGTCGGATCGACGTTAAATAAGTCTAGAGATTCACAATTTGCTTTGTTTGAAGATAGGCGGGACCAAACCTCAAGTTGCAATCATACTTGGGTATTTCGTAACCATAAAGTTCTAGGGGAAGTCACCCTCGATCACGAAGTTACATTAAGAATTTCTTCCCTCAATGTTCAAATTTTAGTGCTAAATTGATGCTTTTGATTATGCCTTAGCATTTATACAAATTGTCAACTGCTTATCTAATTAAAAATAGAAGTAATCACGCATGCACAAGGGCTAGTGGACAGATTTGTTAATTCAAAAATAGGATGCGGACTATTAGTAATGAGagataataacacaaatggtcTGTGAACTTTGATGCAGTGTTTAAtgtggtctatgaacttttaacttgttcaatttaatccctaaactttagtataatgttcaatgtgatccatgacctattaatttattcaatgtggttcatGGACTTatggtacatgttcaatgtagtccttctatTGAttaaaagatgagggaaaacgttgaaaattttcatgtagttaaggactaaattgaacatgtaccaaaagtttatagataacattaaatattttcataaagtcTGGAGACTAAATTGAACCAGTATCAAAGGTTCagagactacattgaataaattaaatgcTCGTGACggcattgcatattgggctaaaatttATAGAGCATTTGtgccatttttcctaataattatatatacacatacacacacatatatgaTCCAAATTTATACTTCTCTTATGTTTCATGGTTTAGCTACGTCATCGCCACATAAGCGagtgaaattatttaaaagaaCTCATGTCAGCATTTTTTGCTAGTCTAAAAGGACAAAGTTAACGAAataacttgattgcaccaatttaacaagttttagaacatGATTGCATATTTTGTAAGTTTTATTactcaattgcattttagtGACAAGTTTTATAAATTTCGGGTGCACATATACCATAATATTTATATCTATAATCCTaaactctatatatatatatatatatatatatatatatatatatatatatatatatatatatttgtgatCGAATCTAGACTTTCCTTTAAAGGAGAGATCTCCTtattcttttttggaaaaattccaaataaaaacccaaagtgccctcattttgtcaaataagggcttcgggtgaacctctgtttcaaataagggcctaaagtgttcatcattttctcaaataaaggtctcaAGTGGACCttgatttcaaataagggtctaaattGGCCATGAAACctataaaaaaagggggggcttaatttcaagggcattttcatcatttttctttatttgatttttttcctttttttattacccttctcctttttttgttttcttaaaaatttaaaaaagaaaagaaaaaaacacatagGCCCTCTCCCCATGTGGCCATCACCCCACCGCCGGAGGAGGGGGACGGCAAAGGCCGGCGACCCCACCGACCATAGGCGAGGGCCTAGGGAGAGGCTCGAGCCCTCCGTCGGATTTGGGTAGGGTTTGTCCACTAGGCCATCGCCAAAATGGGGAGAGAGTTGAGCCCTATgtcggatctaggcgagggtcgccaacCCCCGCCCTAACTAGGGGTGGGCCCACGACCCTTGCTTGATTCTAGCGAGGGCCCGGCCCTCTCCTAATTTTGGCAAGGGGCCGCAAGCCATCGTCTTTGGTCAACGAGGTCATCGACCATCTCTCTTGtgttgttgttttttcttttcttaaaattttaaaaaatagaaatcggaaaaattaaaaaattaaaaattaaaaattaaaatggagaaatgacgaaaatgccctttgggccaggccattttttgaaactcCATTGTCACTTCaggctttatttgaaacaaagttcatttgaagtccttatttgagaaaatgtgagCATATTGGGTCTTtacttggaatttttccttttcttttctctactttaatttactttttttttttggcccataGACGGATTTTAATCTAAATATAGGAACTAAAAAGACGGTGAAATGTTGGGTTGTAAATCACTGTTTTATACATGGAAATTGACCATCAATTCTCTGTTTTCTCAGTTCTTTCTAGGGTTTGCATTCAACAATCCCTCTCTCTCGATTGCTGCAAtttaccatcatcatcatcatcatcatccattcTCCCATGGCAGATCCTCGCTCACCGACGACTACCGATCTCTCCACTTTGCTCGGACTCAACAACAAGAGCTCCACGAGCGTCTTCCACATCTCGAAGGCGTGCAAGTTCCTTCACCTGAAATGGCACCACGACAAGAGCCCCTCCAAGAAGACCGAAGCCGAAGCCGACAAGGTAACGAAACCCGAGTTCCGCCACGTGCCAACATTGGCCATCGTTAGTGGCGACATTTTTCGTTCGGTGGTTGATGTTTTCGCGTTGTTTCAGATTTTAGATGCGAGAAAGATCGATGAAAGAGTCGCGAGCAGCGATGACGCGACCACGTCAGGCGGTTCGTTGCTTCCCAACCGCAGCGTCGACGACAGCTTCTTCTTTCGCCGTTCGTTGCTATCAAAGAGTTTGAGCAGGAGGAGCAAAACACCGACCCCTTCGCTGTCGAGGATGGGGAGCCGGATCAACACGACCTCGTCCTCGTCGGATTTCAGTACTCTGTTACGGAGCATGAGCAAAAAGGCGGGATCCGAAGCCGAGGCTCCGGCCATCCTGTCGAGGAACATGAGCAGGAAAGGAAGCACTCCAATTGTGTTTTCGCACACGGCGGCCCGGCGAAAGCCCGCGCCAATAGACAAGAAGCTGGAGTGCACGTTGGAAGAGCTGTTTCTAGGATCTGTTAAGAAAGTTAAAATCAAACGAGACGTGATTAGTGACACGGGGTAATCATTTTTCCCCTTCAAATCATCATTTCCATTCTATCCTCTCCAATTAACATGGGATTGTATCAATGGTCGAAATGGATGTCTGAATTTTGCATCACGCAGGATCATCCAAGAAGAGGAGACGTTGAAGATCAACGTGAAGCCCGGATGGAAGAAAGGGACGAAGATCTCGTTCGAAGGGAAAGGCGACGAAAGGCCTGGGTACCTGCCGGCCGACATTGTCTTCTCGATCGAGGAGAAGAGGCATCCGTTGTTCAAGAGAAGAGGGGACGATCTGGAGATAGCGGTCGAGATCCCGCTGGTGCAAGCCCTGACTGGATGCACCCTCTCCGTCCCGCTATTAGGGGGCGAGGACATGAGGGTTCCGCTCGAAGAGATCATCTTCCCAGGGTACGAGAAGGCCATCCTGGGGCAAGGCATGCCGAACCCGAAGGAGAAAGGCAAGCGGGGCGATCTCCGGCTCAAGTTCTTCGTCGAGTTCCCGGACAATTTGGATGATGAACAAAGGTCCGAAATCTGTAGCATTCTTGAGGATTGTTGTTATACGTGATCCTGTATATCTAGGGTTGCTTCTTTCTCTAAAATTTCACACTAGGATTGAGATTCTTGATATACAATCAAATGGGACTGGTGATGCACTTGTTCAATATATTCGTGTCATTAATTTTGGTGGGCATGGATATAGTTAGGTTATGCATGAGATGACCATTGCCTTCATACAACAAGTTCCTATCCATCTCTAAATCAAAATTAATTAGTGCAAATCctaattttgtccaaaaaaaatgtCCCCCCTTCTTCTAGTGCGACTTGCAGTCGTTTAATTttagcaaaaaattaaaaataaataacgtGACTAACGGCCacgaaaaaaaaacccattttttCTTCATAAATTTCTCCATTTCCGACCGCCTTTGATCATCATGGACCGGAGGTTTTGGAGGCACGATGAGCCGAGGAGGTGACCAAGATGACTGCATATGCCTAGAAATTTATAAAGGATCTAGAATTTCATGAGTACCCTAGCAAGTTCTTGAGGGTTCTATTGGGAATAAATATTTGTATTCTATATCTAAGCTTGATTCCTCCTCATTAATGAGGTCAATCAATTAGTTTAATTTCCATATCTATATACGTGTGAGCTTGGACCCTCCTCTTTAACGAGGTCAATTAAAACCTCCATGCtgaaaatgatattttctcGAGAATGGCAcagaaagggaaaattatctCATTAAAAATAGGAGAAAAGTATATATATAACTGATTTACAGAATAACAGCATCCTTTACATAATAACTAAACAAATTTGATAAGGCTGTCTTAGACTCATTTTATTTCGTGTTAAAAGAATGATtcgaaaacaattttttttaaaaattaatgtaatgaaataattagttcatgagaaatatttttattatcgacaataatttatgtctaaatattttcttggaagatgaaaatatttttagttcatTGATTCTTGTAAGAgatataaacgattattttatttttttcaaaaaataattcatttttcaaaaaacaatcgaaaagaagagaagaaggggAAACTCTCTCCTTTGATGTTGGAGAAAGTTAGACATGACCCTTTAAAGATTACGTGATTAAATGTTTAACATTCACTGCTTAATAGATAAAAGAAATTTTGATAATGGTCTTTAtgggagaaaagaaaggaaattacaTGTTTAAGTAAAGGAATTCCTCTTCCGTGATGTAATCGATGCATATATCGTATAATTCTTGTTTTTATCAAATGAATCTTCAGCTCATAAAAAACGCAAAACTCAATAGAAATGAAGAAATTGGGTAAATCCATTTTATGTAAAAATTACTGAATTAATCATGGAATTGCAATATGAATCATTAATGTAACAAATTTTGAATCTCGCAATCGAATGCCTTTTGTTGGGATAGGTCAATTCCGGTTTAACCGCCGATGTGGTGATACCCGAGAGTGGCTGTGGGTGTCGGACCCAGAAGCGCTATAGTCTTCCATGCTAGCGGTCCGCCGAAAATCTGCCGAAGCCCCGCGTCGAGGGCCCAAAAAATCGAAACTTGAGCATATTAGGAATTCTAATAAGTTCCAACTAGCCCAGGAGGAATAGTAATTCTCAAGAAAGTTACCTCCTCTctttaacattttcatttttccagtCGATTCTGTCTTTAAAAAGTTAGCATGTTAGGTTTAGTCAAACGCGTATGCTTCGATAATATTAAGGGCTATAAATACGACTCGGTTTCAAATCTCTGGAAATGCCGTAAACTCTTGCATTAATTCGTTCGTGGGATCTTCTCCATTCCGCAAAAGAAGGGAAGATTagacagagagatagagaaCGCGGAAGGAGAAGTTGGCTGGCTGGGAgggagaaagaggagagaggacGACGAAAGGGAGAAGGCGAAAGcaccgaaaaggaaaagaaaatggtggaAAGAGGCGAGACGAGCTCGACGGGAGGGAGCGATGGAACGCAGGATCCATTCCCATCTGCCAAGAAGATCACCAAAAGACCCAAATGTactcctcttctcctcctcctccttctccttctcgtGGTTTTGATCGTGTAACCCTTGTTTTAtctttgggttttcttgatctCTTCTGATGATGGGAAATCTCTCAATCCTCGACTTCTTCGTTTTTGGGTGCCAACCCTTCTGACAATTCTCAATGCCGTGATCATATTATAGGATACCCAGAATTTGTTCGTTGAATTTGTGTTGTCTCCTGTCCGTCTTTGTTCATTCAATTCGCGTCCTTGGCTCAACGATCGTATACACGCCGTTTTGAGTGAATTTCGGCTTTTTGTCGTATGTACTGAGTTGGGTCGTTTCTATATAGCCAAAACGAAAAAGAGCTCGCGTCCTCATGTTCATCGATCCATGTCCTTGGCCCTATGATCATATGCAGGAGGTGATTGCTGGGGAAGTTCAAGAAGGACACTTTGTATCTTTGCAATAGTTCTAAGTTACATCCGAACATGCACATCTGCATTAGCTTTTGAAGGAACACCTTCTCGGAGAAATATGCCAGTAGGTTGGCGTTCCTTTCTTCTGTTTCGTTTGAGGTTTTGGGCGGGGGCAAGTATGGATAGATGTTAAAGTGCTTATATAGCCAACAAGAAAAAGATGGTGAATTGCTTTTGATCTTTACATTGCTATGAAATAGAATAAGACATTTTCGCAGTGCGCCTCGGCTCGGAACTAAGTAATATAGTACTGGGAAAACATCTTTAGATTATCTATGTGCTCTAATCAATCTTATCTGAGGAATTgacttcctttttcatcttttgatgatttagtGGTCGATCCTAAAGCATTCGAGATGTTTTTAGGCATCCTTATCAAGTGATGTAGATAGGGGCAAA includes these proteins:
- the LOC115756929 gene encoding dnaJ protein homolog 1-like; this translates as MADPRSPTTTDLSTLLGLNNKSSTSVFHISKACKFLHLKWHHDKSPSKKTEAEADKILDARKIDERVASSDDATTSGGSLLPNRSVDDSFFFRRSLLSKSLSRRSKTPTPSLSRMGSRINTTSSSSDFSTLLRSMSKKAGSEAEAPAILSRNMSRKGSTPIVFSHTAARRKPAPIDKKLECTLEELFLGSVKKVKIKRDVISDTGIIQEEETLKINVKPGWKKGTKISFEGKGDERPGYLPADIVFSIEEKRHPLFKRRGDDLEIAVEIPLVQALTGCTLSVPLLGGEDMRVPLEEIIFPGYEKAILGQGMPNPKEKGKRGDLRLKFFVEFPDNLDDEQRSEICSILEDCCYT